Genomic DNA from Sphingomonas hankookensis:
GCCATGGTCGTTGATCTGGCCCTTCGCACCGACGACGGCGCGATAGGTTTCGCGGGTGATCGTCTCACCGCGCTGACCGATGTCGAAATTGTCACGGGTAATCAGCACGCCGCCATTGCCCAGATTGGGCAGGCCGGCCGGCAGATACGGATTGCCGTCCTCCGCCAACAGATAATAGTCAAACGACGGCTGACCGACGGTGAACGACTTGTTGCGGGCGTATTTACCCTCGGCGAACAGCGTCAGCGCCGGCGACACGTCGAAATGCGTGATCGCGTTCACAACATGGCGGTCGATGCGCGGCAGCAGGTCGTTGAGATAATCGGCGGTCTTGGTGCCGGTGCCGCCCTGCGAGAAACCGGGACGCAACACGGTGCCCAGCTGGAATGGAACCAGCTGTCCCGCGCCATTGACGATATAGTCCGGCTGACCGTCGAAATCGACGTCGATGCCACCCTCGCGCGCGGTGTCGTTGTAGCGGACGTCGCGGGTCGGGATATTGTCGGGGATGCCGTTGCTGGCACCGCCGGTATAGCCCGGCCGGAACTCCGGATCGTTCGGGTTGCGCTGGAAGCTGACCAGCCCGTTCCCGCGCAGGCGCGCGCGGTCTCGCGATTCCAGACGGCTTTCCGAACCATATTCATAGGCAAGCGCGACGTTGCCGCGGCCGTCGGCGAAATTCTTGCCGACGGTGACGGCCAGCAGGCGCTTGCCCGCATCGCCATATTCGGAAATGCCGGCCTGAGCGCGGGCGGTGATGCCCTCGAAGTTGCGCTTCAGGGCGAAGTTGACCACGCCGGTCACCGCGTCGGCACCGTACACCGCCGACACGCCGCCGGTCAGAACGTCGAACCGCTCGACCAGATCGCTCGGGATCGTACCGATATCGATCGCCTGCGACCCCGGAACCGACGCGACCTGGCGACGGCCGTCGATCAGCACCAGCGTGCGATCGGTGCCAAGGTTGCGCAGGTTCAGCACGTTGAGGCCCGACGCGCCGATGCCGACGCCGCTGCCCGCGGTATCGGCCGAGGTCGTCGACCCCTGCAGCGCGGGGACCTGCGCGATGATGTCGGTCAGGTTGGTGCTGCCGGCCTGCTGGATCGCGGCGGCGCTGACGGAGACGACCGGGCTGGGCGATTCGAAGTCCGGGCGACGGATGCGCGTACCGGTGACGACGATTTCGTCGCCGTTGCTGGCGTCTTCGGCGGTCTGCGCGGCGGGGTCTGCCGGGATCGGAATGTTATCGCTGTTGCCGGGCGCGGCAGTCTGCGCGGTGGCGGCCGCCGATGCCATCAGCGCGGCGACGACAACGGCACTGCGGGCGACACCGGCACGCAAACGCGACGTTGACTGGTTCATGAAACAGACCCCTTACTCATACAGTTATATGCATTCCTACGATACGCAGTCGGTTTCATTTGCAACGTATTGAATGATTGCCGGGGTGGTTTCGGCGCAGAGCGTTGCAAACGTGCAACAAAAGGGGCGGGCACCCGGTGGATGCCCGCCCCCTGTGGCGTCGGATCGCGTGGGCGATCAGTAGCGATAATGGTCCGGCTTGAACGGCCCTTCGACCGGCACGCCGATGTACGACGCCTGCTTCTCGGTCAGCTTGCTGAGCTTCACGCCCAGCTTTTCGAGATGCAGCGCCGCGACCTTTTCGTCGAGGTGCTTGGGCAGAACGTACACTTCGTTCTTGTAGTTCTCGCCCTTGGTCCACAGCTCGATCTGCGCCAGAACCTGGTTGGTGAAGGACGACGACATCACGAACGACGGGTGGCCCGTGGCGCAGCCGAGGTTCACGAGGCGGCCCTTCGCCAGCACGATGATCTGCTTGCCATCGGGGAACTTCACCAGGTCGGTGCCCGGCTTCACTTCGTCCCATTCATAGTTCGACAGGGCGGCGATCTGGATCTCGCTGTCGAAGTGGCCGATGTTGCAGACGATGCTCATCGGCTTCATCTTCGCCATATGCTCGGCGGTGATGACGTCGGCATTGCCGGTCGCGGTGCAGAAGATGTCGGCGCGTTCGACGGCCTCGTCCATCGTCACGACCTCGAACCCTTCCATCGCCGCCTGCAGCGCGCAGATCGGATCGATCTCGGTGACCATGACACGCGCGCCGCCGTTGCGGAGCGACTGGGCGCTGCCCTTGCCGACGTCACCGAAGCCCGCGACGCACGCGACCTTGCCGGCCAGCATCACGTCGGTCGCGCGACGGATCGCGTCGACCAGCGATTCCTTGCAGCCATAGAGGTTGTCGAACTTCGACTTGGTGACCGAGTCGTTCACGTTGATCGCCGGGAAGGGCAGCTCACCCTTCTTCGCGATTTCGTACAGGCGGTGGACGCCGGTCGTCGTCTCTTCGGACACGCCCTTCAGGTTCTTGACGGTTTCGGTCAGATAGCCCGGACGCTTGGCGATGAACGCCTTCAGCGCGCGCTGGAACTCGACTTCTTCCTCATTCTCCGGCTCGCCCAGCGTCGCGCCGGCTTCGAGCTTCGCGCCCCACAGCGCGAACATCGTCGCGTCGCCACCATCGTCGAGGATGATGTTGGCGGTCTGGTCGCCCCAGTTGAAGATGTCGCCGACATAGTCCCAATAGTCCGCCAGGCTCTCGCCCTTCACCGCGAACACCGGAATGCCCTTGGCCGCGATCGCGGCAGCGGCATGGTCCTGCGTAGAGAAGATGTTGCAGGTCGCCCAGCGGACGTCGGCGCCGAGCGCCACCAGCGTCTCGATCAGCACCGCGGTCTGGATCGTCATGTGCAGCGAACCGGTGATGCGCGCGCCTTTCAGCGGCTGCGACGCACCGAACTCGTCGCGCAGCGCCATCAGGCCCGGCATTTCGGTTTCGGCGATCTCGATTTCCTTGCGACCGAAATCGGCGAGGCTGATGTCGCGAATGACGTAATCGGTCTGCTTGTCGGCAATGGCGGTAGCCATGGGATGCTCCTGCGTGGGGCCATGGGCGCACCCATGGCGGATGGTCCGCCTCTACCGGCGGCCCCGCCGAAACGCAAATCCTATATAAAGATTCCTTTATATGCCGTGGTCAGGCGGTTCCCGCACCCAGCGCCAGCAACCGCGGATCGATGCCCGCCCGTTCGAACCCGCCGCGCCAGCGCGTCGCGGTCGGCACGTCGAACAGCAGCGCCCCGTCGCCGGCGACGTTCATCCAGCCATGGCGCGACAATTCGCTCTCCAGCTGTCCGGCTTCCCAGCCGGCATAGCCCAGCGCGATCAGGTAGCGCGACGGCCCGCTGCCCGCCGCAATGGCGCGCAGCACGTCGATCGACCCGGACAGCGCCCATTTGCCGGCCACGTCGATCGTGTCCTGCCCGCTCCAGCTGTCGTCGTGCAGCACGAAGCCGCGCCGCGTTTCGACCGGCCCGCCGAGGTGGATCGGCGCATCGGGCGCCTCGCCCGGTTCGATGTCGAGCTGCTTCAACAGCGCATGCAGCCCCAGGCCGTCGATCGTATCGCCGATCCCGACCCCCATCGCGCCCTCTTCGTCATGGGTGCACATCGCGATCACCGCATGGTCGAACCGGCGATCGCCGATCCCCGGCATGGCAAGCAAAATCTCTCCGGCAAGGAATCGCGTCTGGTCCATCATGCCGCCGACGCTAATCCCGCCCGCGACCGAGCGCCATGGTTGAAAAGGACCATGAGCGCACCCAAGCTGCATGGCGGCGCGCATCGTGCGCCGGACCCGAAGCGGAGAGATTCATGACGATCAAGGTCGGCGACCGCCTGCCCCACGCCACCCTTACCAAGGTCACGCCCGACGGCCCGGACCAGGTATCGACCGATGATTTCTTCGCCGGGCGTCGCGTCGCGCTGTTCTCGGTCCCCGGCGCCTTCACTCCGACCTGCTCGGCCAGGCACCTGCCCGGCTTCGTCGAACAGGCGCAGGCATTCCGTGACAAGGGCGTGGACGAAATCGCCTGCACCGCGGTCAACGACGCCTTCGTCCTGTCGGCCTGGGCCAAGGCCGGCGATGCGGGTGACAAGGTAACGATGCTGGCCGACGGCAATGCCGATTTCGCGAAGGCGATCGGGCTGACCATGGACGGCTCGGCCTATGGCATGGGCACCCGCTCGCAACGCTATGCGATGCTGGTGAACGACGGCGTGGTCGAGGCGCTGCATGTCGAGGCACCCGGCGAGTTCAAGGTCAGTTCCGCCGAAAACCTGCTGGCATCGCTCTAACGCTGTTCGCGCAGACTCGCACGCACACGTCACCCCAGCGAAGGCTGGGGTCTTACGGTGACAGCACGCAGCAGGAGCCGCGCGAGGCCCCAGCCTTCGCTGGTGCGACGTCGTGGGACAAGGGGCCATTTCCCGCCGGTTGTAACGGAACCGGCGGCGACCGTTCGAGTTAGTCGGTAGTTACGCAGCCATATCGATCAGGAAAGGGAACGTCATGACCGACACGACGACCACGACCAACGCCGCGAAGGATGTCGCCAACGACATCGCGAACGACGTCGCCGAAACCTCGGGCACGCTCGCCGAAAAGGCATCGGCGACCTACGCCTCGGCCAAGGACAGCGTCAGCGACGCCGCTGCCAAGTCGCGCGATGCCGTCAGCAGCGCCGCCAAGTCGACCGCCGAAACCGTGAAGGCACATCCCGGCGCGACCGCCGCGATCGTCGCCGGTGCCGCCGCCGCGATTGCCGGCGCCGCGTTCGGTGCGTCCAAGCTGATGGAAAAGAAGCGCGAGGCCGACGCCACGCCGAAGGTCCCGCCCTCGGCGACCTGAGGCCGCTGCCCCCGGCGCGTTACGCGCGCGCCGGGGGCTTGCGTTGCGCCGCGCGCCGCCTTAGCCACGGTCGATGACGCAGGCTTCCCAGATCGTCGCCGAACTCGATCGGCTCTACACCGCCTCGGTCGCGCGCCTCCGCGCCGCGCTGGACCGCTACCTCACCGACGGCACGCCCCCGCCCTCTTCCGCCAGGGTCGACGGGTCGTTCGCCTATCCCGAAATCCGCCTGACCTATCGCGGCAGCAGCGAACGGCCGACGCCGTCGCGCGCCTATGGCCGGCTGACGACGCCCGGCGAATATCGCATCAGCGTGACCAAGCCGGCGATGTTCGCCGCCTATCTGACCGAGCAGCTCGACCTGCTGATCGAAAACCACGACGTGACGGTCGAGGCGGTTGCGGGGCGGCAGGAAATTCCCTTCCCCTATGTCCTCGACGCGGGGCACGCACTCAGCCTCGACGCGGTATCGGCGACCGAACTCGCCCGCTATTTCCCTGCGACCGAGCTGGCGCATATCGGTGACGAGATCGCCGATGGCCTCTGGGCGTCGCAGGATGCGCATCGCCCGCTGGCGTTGTTCGACGGCCTGCGCACCGACTTCTCGCTCGCACGCCTGCGCCATTACACCGGCACGCCGCCCGAGCACATCCAGCAGTACGTGCTGTTCACCAACTATCACCGCTATGTCGACGAATTCGTCCGCTGGGCCGGCGAGCAGCTGAAGCCCGCCGCCGATGGCACGCCCAGCCGCTATACCGCGCTGTCCGGCGCGGGCGGCGTGCTGGCGACCGCCGGCGACGATGCGGAACGCATGGTCAGCGACAGCGCATGGCGGCGGCACCAGATGCCGGCCTATCACCTCGTTGCGCCCGACGGCACCGGGATCACGCTGGTCAATATCGGCGTCGGCCCGTCCAACGCGAAGACGATCTGCGACCATTTGGCGGTCATGCGGCCGGAGGCATGGCTGATGATCGGCCATTGCGGCGGCCTGCGTCCCAGCCAGCGGATCGGCGACTATGTCCTCGCCCACGCCTATCTGCGCGACGACCATGTCCTCGACGACGTGCTGCCGCCCGAAATTCCCGTCCCGGCGATCGCCGAGGTGCAGGTCGCGATGGCGCGCGCGGCGGAGATCGTGTCGGGCCAGTCGGGCGATGAGTTGAAGAAGCGCCTGCGCACCGGCACCATCGTCACCACCGACGACCGCAACTGGGAATTGCGCTTCAGCCGCTCGGCGCTGCGCTTCTCGCTCAGCCGCGCGGTCGGGATCGACATGGAATCGGCGACCATCGCCGCGCAGGGCTACCGCTTCCGCGTCCCCTACGGCACGCTGCTGTGCGTTTCGGACAAGCCGCTCCACGGCGAACTGAAACTGCCCGGACAGGCCAACCGTTTCTACGAACGCGCGATCAACGAACATATGCGCATCGGCATCGAGGCCTGCGAGCAGCTGCGACTGGAGGGCGCCCGGCTGCACAGCCGCAAGCTGCGCGCATTCAACGAACCGCCGTTCCGGTAACGGGCGCGCTTCGCCCCCAACGAGTAATCTGCCGACCGGCAAACGTCGCCCCAGCGAAGGCTGGGGCCTCTCGCGGCTCCTGCCGGGTGCTGTCGGCGAGAGATCCCAGCCTGCGCGGGGATGACGCATGTCGCGGCAGGACCCGCTCTCGATCTGGGGCGACGACCGCCCGCCCGCTACACCTTGTACCGGTCGGTCGGGATGGTCGCCTCGCTCGCCGCCGCGCTCTTGTGGAACAGCGCCTTGTCCTCCGGCCGGAACGCCCAGCGCCACAGGATCGCGAAATAGGTCGCGAGGATCACGGGTATGCCGAACAGCATCTCGGCCCATTCGAACCGCTTGGGCAGCTGCATGATCGCCGATCCGATCAGCGCCGCGGCCAGCACCGCCCATAGCAAGGCGGGGCGGAAATCGCGCACGCTATGGCCGAGCAGCTTCGACAGCAGCCCCGACTTGATGACCGATCCCAGCGCGACCGAGATGCACAAGGCCATCGCCGGCCCCACCGCCGCATAATTTTGCGGCAGGCCGAACGATCGCATCAGGAATACCAACGCGAAGCTCAGCACGACCTGGAACGTCAGCAGCCCGATCGAGATCATCAGGTTGCGATGCCGCGCGATATAGACCAATGCCGCTTCCGACACCGCGCCTTTCGCTGCCAGCACCTCCGCGATCAGCAGGAACGACAGTGCCCCCGCGCCACTCACGAACTCGCGCCCGACCACGCCCATCACGCCGGACGCCGGGATGCTCCCGGCCAGCGCCAGCGCCGCCTGCGCGGTGATGATCCAGAAACCGACCTGCCGCACCTGCCGCGCGACTGCGCTCTTGTCGTCCGCCGCCAGGCTCTGGGTGATGACCGGGCCCAGCACGGGGTCGAAACTGGTCTTCAGCTTCTGCGGCAGCGACGCGACCTGCTGCGCCATATAGTAGATGCCGACAATCGCCGGCCCGAAAAGCAGCCCCAGAATGAAGCGATCGACGTTGCGCGTGCCCCATTCGATCGCATCGGCCCCGGCCAGCGGCATGTTGCGCTTCACCAGCGCCAGCATCGGCCGCAGATGCGGCGACCAGCCATAGGGCAGGCCATAGCTGCGGATGAACGGCACGATCGACGCGACCAGCGCCGCCGCCATCGACAGGACGTAGCTCATGATCAGCCCGTCGCGCGTCGAATAATAGCTGAGCGCCCAAGCCGCGATCGAGATCGTCCACGGCTCCACCACCGCGCGCGCCGTCACCGCCGCCTTGACGTTCAACCGATAGGCAAGCGCCGCCAAGCTGACGTCCGACCAGGCGATGGCGAACACGATCAGCGGCAGCAGGCGCTCGAACCCGATCACCTCGCTGTTCGGATACATCACCTGCGGGAATACGAACAGCACGGCGCTGGCCGCGACGGACATGATGAACGCGACCGCCAGTGCGTCCCACACGACATGGGCATGCGGCCGGTCGGTCGACGACAGCGCCTGCGCCAGCCCCCGCTTCAACCCCAGCGTGGCGACCAGCGCCGCCAGTTCGACCACCAGCACCGCCAGCGCGAACCGCCCGACGATTTCCGGGCCATAGATGCGTCCGGCGATGAACAGGAACGGCAGGCGCGCGACGAGCCGCAGGACGAAACCGAACACGTTCGTCCGCCCGCCCTTGGCCAGGGCGGCGATGTCGTCGGCGGGTTGGGTCGGCGCGTCGGTCACGCGACGCGCGAAGGATCGATCATCGCGGCCTCTTACGCCAGGGCGTCCGCTCCCCATAGCCCCCGTATGCGCTTTGCCCGCGGGGTGCGGCTTGCGGGCAACGGTCGGAACGATCGGACGCCCCGGCCTTTGGACTACCGCAACGATGGAGACGATCGATGAAGCCAGCCGCGACGATCCTCGGCCTCACCCTGCTGGCGGCCTGTTCGCAACAGCCCGCCCCCGGCAACGGCGCGCAACCTCACGACGCCATGGCGCATGACGCGATGGCGCCAGGGGCGACGGACTCCGCAGC
This window encodes:
- the ahcY gene encoding adenosylhomocysteinase → MATAIADKQTDYVIRDISLADFGRKEIEIAETEMPGLMALRDEFGASQPLKGARITGSLHMTIQTAVLIETLVALGADVRWATCNIFSTQDHAAAAIAAKGIPVFAVKGESLADYWDYVGDIFNWGDQTANIILDDGGDATMFALWGAKLEAGATLGEPENEEEVEFQRALKAFIAKRPGYLTETVKNLKGVSEETTTGVHRLYEIAKKGELPFPAINVNDSVTKSKFDNLYGCKESLVDAIRRATDVMLAGKVACVAGFGDVGKGSAQSLRNGGARVMVTEIDPICALQAAMEGFEVVTMDEAVERADIFCTATGNADVITAEHMAKMKPMSIVCNIGHFDSEIQIAALSNYEWDEVKPGTDLVKFPDGKQIIVLAKGRLVNLGCATGHPSFVMSSSFTNQVLAQIELWTKGENYKNEVYVLPKHLDEKVAALHLEKLGVKLSKLTEKQASYIGVPVEGPFKPDHYRY
- a CDS encoding YqgE/AlgH family protein, with product MDQTRFLAGEILLAMPGIGDRRFDHAVIAMCTHDEEGAMGVGIGDTIDGLGLHALLKQLDIEPGEAPDAPIHLGGPVETRRGFVLHDDSWSGQDTIDVAGKWALSGSIDVLRAIAAGSGPSRYLIALGYAGWEAGQLESELSRHGWMNVAGDGALLFDVPTATRWRGGFERAGIDPRLLALGAGTA
- a CDS encoding peroxiredoxin; amino-acid sequence: MTIKVGDRLPHATLTKVTPDGPDQVSTDDFFAGRRVALFSVPGAFTPTCSARHLPGFVEQAQAFRDKGVDEIACTAVNDAFVLSAWAKAGDAGDKVTMLADGNADFAKAIGLTMDGSAYGMGTRSQRYAMLVNDGVVEALHVEAPGEFKVSSAENLLASL
- a CDS encoding AMP nucleosidase; protein product: MTQASQIVAELDRLYTASVARLRAALDRYLTDGTPPPSSARVDGSFAYPEIRLTYRGSSERPTPSRAYGRLTTPGEYRISVTKPAMFAAYLTEQLDLLIENHDVTVEAVAGRQEIPFPYVLDAGHALSLDAVSATELARYFPATELAHIGDEIADGLWASQDAHRPLALFDGLRTDFSLARLRHYTGTPPEHIQQYVLFTNYHRYVDEFVRWAGEQLKPAADGTPSRYTALSGAGGVLATAGDDAERMVSDSAWRRHQMPAYHLVAPDGTGITLVNIGVGPSNAKTICDHLAVMRPEAWLMIGHCGGLRPSQRIGDYVLAHAYLRDDHVLDDVLPPEIPVPAIAEVQVAMARAAEIVSGQSGDELKKRLRTGTIVTTDDRNWELRFSRSALRFSLSRAVGIDMESATIAAQGYRFRVPYGTLLCVSDKPLHGELKLPGQANRFYERAINEHMRIGIEACEQLRLEGARLHSRKLRAFNEPPFR
- a CDS encoding lipopolysaccharide biosynthesis protein; the encoded protein is MGSGRPGVRGRDDRSFARRVTDAPTQPADDIAALAKGGRTNVFGFVLRLVARLPFLFIAGRIYGPEIVGRFALAVLVVELAALVATLGLKRGLAQALSSTDRPHAHVVWDALAVAFIMSVAASAVLFVFPQVMYPNSEVIGFERLLPLIVFAIAWSDVSLAALAYRLNVKAAVTARAVVEPWTISIAAWALSYYSTRDGLIMSYVLSMAAALVASIVPFIRSYGLPYGWSPHLRPMLALVKRNMPLAGADAIEWGTRNVDRFILGLLFGPAIVGIYYMAQQVASLPQKLKTSFDPVLGPVITQSLAADDKSAVARQVRQVGFWIITAQAALALAGSIPASGVMGVVGREFVSGAGALSFLLIAEVLAAKGAVSEAALVYIARHRNLMISIGLLTFQVVLSFALVFLMRSFGLPQNYAAVGPAMALCISVALGSVIKSGLLSKLLGHSVRDFRPALLWAVLAAALIGSAIMQLPKRFEWAEMLFGIPVILATYFAILWRWAFRPEDKALFHKSAAASEATIPTDRYKV